AAACTCTTTAATTCCCTTTGATTCCAAGATGTCCCCACCAAAGGTGGCAACGTTTATTTTGACGGGTTTTAAAGAATATTTCCCTATCCTCAAGCCTTCCAACTTCTGCTTGAGCCTATTGGCTACCAGTTCCGCCCCCTCCCTTGGCGTATGGGGTAATATAAGAAGCAGTACGTTGCCCAGCCTGCCTACAATGTCCACCGAACGCAAACTCCCCCTCACACATTTTCCAAGTTCTTTAATTATGGATTCAAACAAGCTTTCATCGATCGTTTCGGTTTCACTGAGACTTACTATGTCATCTATGTTCATTGCCACAAAAGACAATGGATAGCCATAACGCATGGAACGCTCTACTTCCAATTTAACAAGCTCCTTCAATCTGGCTGATGAGTAAAACCCTGTAACAGGATCCCTATGGTAAAGTTGAGACATTCCCTCCATTACCCTATTTTTCTCCAATATCGCAGCTGTTACAGCCCAAAAACTATCTATGACGTGGCTGTTTATGTTCCCCAATTTGCCGTTTTCTCCAGATAGCACCACGAAAACCGCTGGGGAAGCGCCCGTTATTAGGGTGCCAGCTTTAAGGGAATGCACACCGTGGCGTTCCATAACATCTTTCCACGATCCTGCCACCTCTATCCAGGGCACTTTCCACTCGGCGCCTTCTATGATGTTCAACCCTCCAAAACTCCAAGAAGTCCTTTCTTCACCAGAGTTTCCTAGCTGAAGGGCAAAATCCAGGTAGTTTTTCAGGTCTTTCCTACCCAAAAGAGGCGGCAAGACTGCATCGAATTGCAAAACCCATCGCTGATCTTTAGCGTCCCAGACGAAGATTCCTCCCCACTCCGCTTGAGCTACCTCCAGCATTGCACTGATAAGGCCCTGAAGCAGCTCCGTTGCTCCATAGAGCTTCACAAGTTCAAAGTATTTATCTTTAAAAGCTATCAGTCTTTTGCATATTTCTTTATCGGTAACATCGTCCAAAAAAGCCATTATCCTTCCATTGCCGAAGGAAAAAACATTCCCTCTCAACAACAGACTTCCTGGAACCAGTTCGAAGGCAACCTCACTCCATCCTTTGCCCTGTGCCTTTTGCACCAAAACCTCGTAATCTAAAGGCCCCTTATTGCCAAATACTTCTTTGATTTCACATGGAAAGGAGGGCTGGTTCCCACAAAAAGCTTCAAACGCCTGGTTAGCCACCTCAATTATCATGCCTTTCTCCTCGTCAATGGTTCCACCAAAGACCAATGAGGAAGCCTTCTCCACAACCTCTTCAAAAGATATACTGGCTTCCTGCTGTTTTAACCAACCTACGAGGGTTTCCATTTTTTCCACCTCAAGTTAGAGATTTTGATACAATAATGATAAACTATTTATAGATAATAACAAGCTATCAAGGAATAACCAAGAAAGAAGGGATGCAACGTGAATTCCAATAACCTTTGGCGCGCAATAGCTATATTGATAACAATTACCCTGTTCTTTTTCCTTGCTCCAACTCCAGGCTTCTCAGCGACTCCGCAGGAACGAATAGACGGAGCCATTAGACTTATAAAAAAGATGGCCGAACAAGAAGACTCTCCCCGCATGGCAGACCTAGTAAAGGACGCAAAGGGAATCGCCATTTTCCCATCAGTCATAAAGGCTGGACTTATCATAGGTGGTCAACGAGGTGAGGGGCTTTTCCTTAAGAAAGACCCATCAAAAAACAAGTGGTACGGCCCTAATTTCGTAAACATAACTGGCCTGTCTTATGGATTGCAGATTGGGGCCCAATCCATTGGACTTGTACTAGTGGTAATTAATGAAGACGGCTTAAGAGGATTCATGGGAGACAACGTAAAATTGAGCGGTGATCTTTCAGTAGCTGCTGGCCCCCTTGGAAGACACACCGAAGCGGGAACGGACAGCAGGCTAGAGGCATCAATATACAGCTACTCTATAGCTAAAGGGCTTTTTGCGGGCTTAAGCGTAGAAGGAGCTGTAATAGACGTGGATGAAAATGCAAACATAGCCTACTGGGGCGCAAATATGTCACCCAAAAACATCCTTAGCCGACCGGCCACAGATGTTAGAATAAAACCCCTTCTGCGGGAAATTTCCAACCTGGAGAAAAAAGCCAAGTCGAATTGAGAGGGCCATCATGAATTGGCAAGAGATCGCAGAAAGTGGACACTACGGTGACAAGATAGTAAGAATAACTGTCCCCCATGAGCCACAAAGGATAGAAAGGGCTCCTGTGGTAATTTTGTTACACGGAGTCCATGGGTGCGCTAACGCCGAACCAGGTAACAAATATCTGCATATAGCTCAAGCCCTCGTCAACATGGGCATCAACGCAGCAATGATAGAGACCAGCAGGGCTCAGAGAAACCCAGAATTATACGGTGATGACAGAGTTGCTTGGGCAATTGGCGCTTTCAGTGGAAAAACATTTGAAGAGGACCTTGCCGACAATCTGGTGGGAATAAATCGAATAAAAAAAGATTTTCCTCACTCAGCCCTCTGGCTTTGGGGCTTTTCCCTGGGAGGTATACATTCCGTCATAATAGCTAGCAAGAAAGAAAACCCCCTTGACGGATTGATCCTGAGCGGAAGCGGGATAGAGCTAACAAAGGAAGGAGAAAAGGCATTAAATCTACCTATATTGAACACCATGCCACAAAGGGAGGAACTGAAAAAAGCGGCAAAACACGCCTCGACCAAAAAGGTCATTGCTTTTTGGGGCAGCGAAGACAACATCTTTTCGAAGGAATCTTGTATGGCCCTCGTAGACTTAATCCCCATACCGCCCAAAAACAAAGAATTTCACATAATCAAAGGAGCTGACCACTCTTTCAGGCTTATGAAAGGAAAACAATCAACCGAGCCGATAAAGGCCATGATTCACATTGTAGGCCCTCAAATACTCCAAGGCCACGGCGCATCAAACCCCAAATAGGAGAGCACGAGAGGCCCTAAGACTAAACACACAAACGTCCCCAAAGCAAGGAAAGGACCGAAAACTATTGCGTCTTTCCTGCCAACTTTCCGGAGAATAAGCAGTATCAAAGCAACTGTACCTCCAATCATAAATCCCATATAAAGACTCAAAGCCGTCATTTTGAAGCCTAAAGCTAAACCAGTCCCCCCCATGAGACTGGCATCTCCCCAACCCATTTTCCCTTTGCTCAGAAATATGATAAAACCTATCAAGCCCGCCCCAAGCAAAGCTCCAAAAAGAGAATCCAACGCTATCCATGGACCTCCGAATGCCACCCTTATGAAGAAAACTAGCACTCCTGGAATCCACGCGAAAAGGTCGTATATGTATCCACTGTATATATCTGTCAGAGCATTGAGCAACAATCCATAACTTATAATTAGAGATGTTAAAGCAGCAAGACTCCCCCCCCATCTCCATGCCAAGACCGCCCCTATCAGGAAACCTGTAAGCTCCACGATTAAGTAACTCGCACCTATGGGCTCAGAACAATATCTGCACTTTCCTCCATGACTTATGTAGGAAAATAAAGGAACTAAGTCCCAAAAGGAAAGCTCATGCCCGCAGTGATCACATCTGGAGCGTTCATTACCCCACCACCTATCGTTTTCAATAGTTCTTCTGGCAACCACGTTTAGGAATGACCCCATGGAGGCCCCTATCATGCCGCTAAGAATTATTAGCATCCACTTCATGTTCCCCCTCCATTCAAAGGATATTTTAGCTTATGTAAGCTATTAATGGATAACTTTCTACAAAATAAGATTTCATCGTGGTAAAATGATGGGAGAGAAACCCCTAAAAAGTTGTGGAGGTGGACAGGGTGCCTAAAAAAATCCTCGTAGGTGTGGACATGAGCAAATTAGGTGAAAATGTCACCTTGTATGGACTCTCTCTTGCATACAGGCTGGACGTGGACGTAACCTTCATACATGTATTGCCTCACCCTTCCCTGTGGAGAGGATACGACCCATGGATTCCTCGAATAGAAATCGACCACCAAATAAAGGAAATCGCACAAAAGCGTCTAACGTATTACCTCAAAAAGGCAGAGGAAAAGGACCCAGTATTAAAAGACAAAAAGAGAGAAATCGTAGTACTAGAGGGCAACCCCGCGGAGACGATAATAAATTACGCGAAAGAAAAGGGTTACAACCTCATCATTGTTGGCTCAAGGGGCCACAGCGCCTTCGAACGGATAGTAGTTGGAAGCACCGCTACTAATGTGGCAAGATATGCTCACTGCTCCGTCCTTATACATAGAATAGGAGAAGACATTATTTAAAAGGCAAGAAGGAGCGAGATGGGCATTAGAGGATACCCTTTTTCGCTCCTTCAATTCAAAACGAAACTGGTCTAAAAGCTTAATAAATAAGTTTGCTTCCGCCCTTTCCCTTATTAAGCTTGTCAAGCTGCTCCAGTACGGCAGGGGAAGCTACATCTATTTTTGGCTTGGCGGCTTGTTCTTTCTGCATAACCTCACGAAGCTTCTTCTCATATTCCTCCATGGCTTCTTTGATCTTTTCTACATCTCCTTTAACCCACTGCATAATGCTATCCGCCATGGCTTCAACCACGTCTTCTGAAGGAAGTTCCGTTATGACACCAAGTTCCTTCAATATCCTGTGCTCTTCCCTTATGGATTCCTTGATGTCTTCATCATCCAGCAACCCTTTCCTGTAGAGGGCCCGGGCCAATATATTGAATTTGGTCTTGTGGTTCTCGTCGCTGTAGGATAAGCTGTCTATCCGTGCAACCAACATGCTCAAAAGCTCATCCAGGCTTATTTGTCTTGGCATCTGCATCATTTTGAATCCTCCTTGTAATAAAAATCCAAAGGTAATTGTATCACGAAGGGGATATTTTCATCAGAGTTTTTGTGGTGTAGACTATGCAATGAGCGCTCCCTTAGGAGATGATGAAATTTGCATCCAAAGTTGCGAGCGATCTTGTCAAAGACATGCGCACAAATAAAGAGAGAACTGCCAACCTTCATAGCAACCTCCTTCGGTTGCTTCATAGTTGCTTTTGGCATCATGGCCTTGACAGTTCCGTACAAGTTTCCTGACTCTGGGATATCCGGAATAGCTGTCCTTTCTAACTATGCTTTCTCAATATCTCCTGCGTGGGTGGTAGCTTTTGCCAATGCTGCCCTCCTTCTATGGGGATTAAAGGAGCTACCCAAACGATTCATCATATGGACCGTATATTCCGTCTCCCTATTAACGGTGTTGCTTAAGCTAATGGAAAACATTCCTCATCCAGATCTAAAAGAATTGCTATTGGTGGCCATATTGGCTGGAGTGGTTAAGGGACTTGGTGGAGGCCTGGTAATTCGCTCTGGAAGCTCCCTTGGGGGGACCGATATACTTGTAGTAGCTATGAGAAGGCGCTACGGCATAGAGGTTGGGAAGTTCACCTTCTACATAAACCTTTTCATACTCTCTGCTTCTATTCCGCTGGTAGGACTGGAGGGTGCCCTCTACGGACTGGTGAGCATTTTCTGCAACGGGGTGGTCATGGACAACGTGCTCAAGTCATTCGACAGGAGACGACAGGTATTCGTGATAAGCAATGAGCCAGAAAGTGTTTCAAACTTCGTAATAAAAGAACTTCACAGAGGCGTGACACTGTTGCACGGGGAAGGTGGCTACACCAAGCAACCAAGAAAAGTCATCCTCTGTCTTTTGACTCCAAGACAAACCGTGGAGCTCAAAAGGTTTCTGGCACAAAAAGATCCTACTGCCTTCATGGTGGTATCAGACGCAGCGGAGGTAGTTGGCAAAGGCTTCAAAAGTTGGCATCACCACATATAGAAGCTCACCACCTAGCAGTAGAAGCAACCTCTATGACCGCCATGATCCACCTGTACACATCCATAGGATCGTTCCAGTTCGCCCTAAGCCCTCTCCCTGAAAACCTCTCTGATCCGGGAACAATGGACGCTGCATCACACTGCACTGTGTAGTTGAAGGTGATTTTAACATCGTAAGGGGAACTAAGCCTGAACACCGGAGCTACCTCTCTTTTCAACGCGTGCAAAGCCTCTTCAGTAGCGCTTCTCAAAAGCCCTTCAGTAACACTAGGGTGAAGTAGCTCTGCAGAAGACCTTCCTCGTCCTTCCTTGACGGCACAGGTAACCACGTTTTCGCCAAGCAGGCTGAGGGCCTCCATACACACCGCCACATCTCCGGTCACCATTGCCACGGGCTTGCCCAAAGCTCCGCACAAAAATGCATTGAGACCCGTCTCCCCTATACGCCATCCGTTCAAGGTAAGCTCATGTACGCAGGAAGCAGAAAACGTATGATCCAATACGGCTTTCTCTGTACCGGCCATGGCATGATAGGCTACGAAAAACACACCGTCGCACTCCTCCATGCCTTCTACCATCTCCAGCACCTTGGGAAATCCGCTCACTAAGTGAACGGAGCTTGGCATGGTGTTTATGTCCAGGTTTATCATCCTTCCATGGGCATCGTTAACGATCACTTCCTCAACACCATTGTCCAAACAGGCCCTAACCACCGCCATTACATCCCATGCTTGCATCTTTCTGCCAAAATCATACTCTGAAGAGCCATGGCGAACCTGGTCAGGATTTACTACCCCAGTTGCTCCCTCCATGTCAGCGCTGATGAAGATCCTCACGGCTTTTTGCCTCCCATTCCCGCACTATTTTATAGTTCCTTCTCAAGGCCCTGCCCAACCCCACAAGGTCACATGATCCTTTTTCTAACAGGGTTCGTGCTGTAGATAATTTCGTTATTCCTCCCGTGCACACTACGGGAGTATCCCCCACCACGTCCTTGATAGCCAAAGCGTAATCCGCAAAATAGCCTTCTCCCTCACCATCATAGCCGCAATGATTTCCTGAGATGTCAATGAAATCCACTTCCATAGCCGCCAACTCCTTAGCGACCCACTTGGAATCCTCTATGGTCAATCCCCTAGGTTCCTCGTTGGGCATGGAATCCGCAACTCCCAACCGTACGGCCACCACGTGCTCGTCAGATAGAAGCCCCCTAACAGCCTCATAAACTTCAAACAAAAACCTGGCCCTGTTTTTTATGTCTCCACCGTAGCGGTCCTTCCTCTGGTTGGTTAGAGGGCTTAGAAACTGTCCAATGAGATAACCGTGACAAGCGTGTATCTCCACTCCACCGTAGCCAGCTCTAACAGCCCTTGCGGCAGCTTCAGCATACAGCTCCACGAGATGGGATATTTCCTCTGTCTTTAGGGGCCTGGGCATGACGTAAAGGCTGCAGCGAGGATGCCTCAATGCAGAGGGAGCAACGGGCGCCCAATCTTCCACCATCATCTCTTCGTCCTGTACAAGAGAGCCGGCATGGTTGATTTGAACTACGACATTACAACCATTCGTGTGATATAGCTCGGTAAGCTTTTGCTGGTAGGGGATAACTTCGTCTCTATCGAGCAAAAGCTGCCTTAGCCTGGTTCTCCCATCTTTATGTACGGCGTGGTGCTCTACGATTGAAAGGGCCACTCCACTCTCGGCGAGTTTTTCATTTATATCAAGGGTATCTGCCGTCGGAAGACCATCTTTCGTAGAGGTGTTGGTAGCGATGGGAGCAGAGACCACTCTGTTCTTTAGCTCCATAGGGCCTACCTCAATGGGTTGCCACAGAACATTGCTCATCCTTTCTCCCCTCCTCACATGTATAGAGTACCAACTTTTTGGTACTTCACACATTAAACCTTATCTCTATTATGTCTCCATCTTTGACTATATACTCTTTGCCTTCAAGGCGCAAAAGACCTTTTTCTCTACACTTGGCCATGGAAAAATCATTAGCCTCGAAATCATCATAGTGGACCACTTGGGCCCTTATAAAACCCCTCGCCAGATCGGTATGAATGGCTCCGGCAGCTTCCACGGCCGTGCTGTTTTCTCTTATAGTCCAGGCCTTGACCTCGTCCTTGCCTACCGTGAAGAAGGAAATAAGGCCCAATAGTCTGTACGCTGCAGATATAAGCCTTTCTCTCCCAGGCTCCTCTATTTCCAAATCGGCCATGAACTCCTTCTGCTCTTCCTCGTCCAGATCCAAAAGATCCATTTCCATTCTTCCGAAGAGCTTCACCACCTGTAGATTCCTATCCGCCGCAAGTTTTTTAAAGGCCTCCATGCCTGGTATGGAGCTTTCATCCACTTGGGTCTCGTCCAGATTCAGCACCACAAGCTCGGGTTTGACTGTGAGGAACGCAAAACCCTTCAAGAGCTTGATCTCCTCCTTGGTCATCTCCATATCCCTCAACGGGCGCTCCTCAAGCAGAAACTTCCTGCACCTTTCCAGAAGGTCCTTTTCTTTTTCTTCCTCTGCCTGCAACTTTTTCTTGGAGTTCAACCTATTCAGACGATTTTCTATTACCGAAAGGTCCCTGAATATCAGCTCCATCTCCACTATTTCCCAATCCCTCGCAGGATCCACATCACCCTCAGGATGGGGAACCTCGGGGTTGTCAAAGCACCTGATTACGTGGACCAAAGCATCACTCTCCCCAACGAAGGAAAGGAAAGCATTGCCCAACCCAGCTCCTTTGCTGGCATCCTTGGATAACCCTGCAAGGTCCACGAATTCCACCTGAGCAGGCACCTCTCTTTTGGGTTGATACACTTCCACCAGCTTGTCGAAGCGTCTGTCGGGGACTGAAACCACAGCTCTGTTGGGATCAGTCT
The DNA window shown above is from Thermovirga lienii DSM 17291 and carries:
- a CDS encoding diguanylate cyclase (PFAM: GGDEF domain~TIGRFAM: diguanylate cyclase (GGDEF) domain~COGs: COG2199 FOG: GGDEF domain~InterPro IPR000160~KEGG: dth:DICTH_1642 GGDEF domain~PFAM: GGDEF domain containing protein~SPTR: Ggdef domain); the encoded protein is METLVGWLKQQEASISFEEVVEKASSLVFGGTIDEEKGMIIEVANQAFEAFCGNQPSFPCEIKEVFGNKGPLDYEVLVQKAQGKGWSEVAFELVPGSLLLRGNVFSFGNGRIMAFLDDVTDKEICKRLIAFKDKYFELVKLYGATELLQGLISAMLEVAQAEWGGIFVWDAKDQRWVLQFDAVLPPLLGRKDLKNYLDFALQLGNSGEERTSWSFGGLNIIEGAEWKVPWIEVAGSWKDVMERHGVHSLKAGTLITGASPAVFVVLSGENGKLGNINSHVIDSFWAVTAAILEKNRVMEGMSQLYHRDPVTGFYSSARLKELVKLEVERSMRYGYPLSFVAMNIDDIVSLSETETIDESLFESIIKELGKCVRGSLRSVDIVGRLGNVLLLILPHTPREGAELVANRLKQKLEGLRIGKYSLKPVKINVATFGGDILESKGIKEFLLDFGINL
- a CDS encoding protein of unknown function DUF500 (PFAM: Family of unknown function (DUF500)~COGs: COG2930 conserved hypothetical protein~KEGG: aco:Amico_0431 protein of unknown function DUF500~SPTR: Putative uncharacterized protein); translated protein: MNSNNLWRAIAILITITLFFFLAPTPGFSATPQERIDGAIRLIKKMAEQEDSPRMADLVKDAKGIAIFPSVIKAGLIIGGQRGEGLFLKKDPSKNKWYGPNFVNITGLSYGLQIGAQSIGLVLVVINEDGLRGFMGDNVKLSGDLSVAAGPLGRHTEAGTDSRLEASIYSYSIAKGLFAGLSVEGAVIDVDENANIAYWGANMSPKNILSRPATDVRIKPLLREISNLEKKAKSN
- a CDS encoding hypothetical protein (PFAM: Dienelactone hydrolase family~KEGG: aco:Amico_0263 hypothetical protein~SPTR: Putative uncharacterized protein) — encoded protein: MNWQEIAESGHYGDKIVRITVPHEPQRIERAPVVILLHGVHGCANAEPGNKYLHIAQALVNMGINAAMIETSRAQRNPELYGDDRVAWAIGAFSGKTFEEDLADNLVGINRIKKDFPHSALWLWGFSLGGIHSVIIASKKENPLDGLILSGSGIELTKEGEKALNLPILNTMPQREELKKAAKHASTKKVIAFWGSEDNIFSKESCMALVDLIPIPPKNKEFHIIKGADHSFRLMKGKQSTEPIKAMIHIVGPQILQGHGASNPK
- a CDS encoding peptidase A24A domain protein (PFAM: Bacterial Peptidase A24 N-terminal domain; Type IV leader peptidase family~COGs: COG1989 Type II secretory pathway prepilin signal peptidase PulO and related peptidase~InterPro IPR010627: IPR000045~KEGG: tai:Taci_1561 peptidase A24A domain protein~PFAM: peptidase A24A domain protein; peptidase A24A prepilin type IV~SPTR: Peptidase A24A domain protein), with amino-acid sequence MKWMLIILSGMIGASMGSFLNVVARRTIENDRWWGNERSRCDHCGHELSFWDLVPLFSYISHGGKCRYCSEPIGASYLIVELTGFLIGAVLAWRWGGSLAALTSLIISYGLLLNALTDIYSGYIYDLFAWIPGVLVFFIRVAFGGPWIALDSLFGALLGAGLIGFIIFLSKGKMGWGDASLMGGTGLALGFKMTALSLYMGFMIGGTVALILLILRKVGRKDAIVFGPFLALGTFVCLVLGPLVLSYLGFDAPWPWSI
- a CDS encoding UspA domain-containing protein (PFAM: Universal stress protein family~COGs: COG0589 Universal stress protein UspA and related nucleotide-binding protein~InterPro IPR006016: IPR006015~KEGG: aco:Amico_0265 UspA domain protein~PFAM: UspA domain-containing protein~SPTR: UspA domain protein) — encoded protein: MPKKILVGVDMSKLGENVTLYGLSLAYRLDVDVTFIHVLPHPSLWRGYDPWIPRIEIDHQIKEIAQKRLTYYLKKAEEKDPVLKDKKREIVVLEGNPAETIINYAKEKGYNLIIVGSRGHSAFERIVVGSTATNVARYAHCSVLIHRIGEDII
- a CDS encoding hypothetical protein (KEGG: tai:Taci_0537 hypothetical protein~SPTR: Putative uncharacterized protein), whose translation is MMQMPRQISLDELLSMLVARIDSLSYSDENHKTKFNILARALYRKGLLDDEDIKESIREEHRILKELGVITELPSEDVVEAMADSIMQWVKGDVEKIKEAMEEYEKKLREVMQKEQAAKPKIDVASPAVLEQLDKLNKGKGGSKLIY
- a CDS encoding Protein of unknown function DUF2179 (PFAM: Uncharacterized BCR, YitT family COG1284; Uncharacterized protein conserved in bacteria (DUF2179)~COGs: COG1284 conserved hypothetical protein~InterPro IPR003740: IPR019264~KEGG: tai:Taci_0536 protein of unknown function DUF161~PFAM: Protein of unknown function DUF2179; protein of unknown function DUF161~SPTR: Putative uncharacterized protein); the encoded protein is MHPKLRAILSKTCAQIKRELPTFIATSFGCFIVAFGIMALTVPYKFPDSGISGIAVLSNYAFSISPAWVVAFANAALLLWGLKELPKRFIIWTVYSVSLLTVLLKLMENIPHPDLKELLLVAILAGVVKGLGGGLVIRSGSSLGGTDILVVAMRRRYGIEVGKFTFYINLFILSASIPLVGLEGALYGLVSIFCNGVVMDNVLKSFDRRRQVFVISNEPESVSNFVIKELHRGVTLLHGEGGYTKQPRKVILCLLTPRQTVELKRFLAQKDPTAFMVVSDAAEVVGKGFKSWHHHI
- a CDS encoding peptidase M55 D-aminopeptidase (PFAM: D-aminopeptidase~COGs: COG2362 D-aminopeptidase~InterPro IPR007035~KEGG: aco:Amico_1651 peptidase M55 D-aminopeptidase~PFAM: peptidase M55 D-aminopeptidase~SPTR: Peptidase M55 D-aminopeptidase), whose translation is MRIFISADMEGATGVVNPDQVRHGSSEYDFGRKMQAWDVMAVVRACLDNGVEEVIVNDAHGRMINLDINTMPSSVHLVSGFPKVLEMVEGMEECDGVFFVAYHAMAGTEKAVLDHTFSASCVHELTLNGWRIGETGLNAFLCGALGKPVAMVTGDVAVCMEALSLLGENVVTCAVKEGRGRSSAELLHPSVTEGLLRSATEEALHALKREVAPVFRLSSPYDVKITFNYTVQCDAASIVPGSERFSGRGLRANWNDPMDVYRWIMAVIEVASTARW
- a CDS encoding NADH:flavin oxidoreductase/NADH oxidase (PFAM: NADH:flavin oxidoreductase / NADH oxidase family~COGs: COG1902 NADH:flavin oxidoreductase Old Yellow Enzyme family~InterPro IPR001155~KEGG: tai:Taci_0533 NADH:flavin oxidoreductase/NADH oxidase~PFAM: NADH:flavin oxidoreductase/NADH oxidase~SPTR: NADH:flavin oxidoreductase/NADH oxidase), giving the protein MSNVLWQPIEVGPMELKNRVVSAPIATNTSTKDGLPTADTLDINEKLAESGVALSIVEHHAVHKDGRTRLRQLLLDRDEVIPYQQKLTELYHTNGCNVVVQINHAGSLVQDEEMMVEDWAPVAPSALRHPRCSLYVMPRPLKTEEISHLVELYAEAAARAVRAGYGGVEIHACHGYLIGQFLSPLTNQRKDRYGGDIKNRARFLFEVYEAVRGLLSDEHVVAVRLGVADSMPNEEPRGLTIEDSKWVAKELAAMEVDFIDISGNHCGYDGEGEGYFADYALAIKDVVGDTPVVCTGGITKLSTARTLLEKGSCDLVGLGRALRRNYKIVREWEAKSREDLHQR
- a CDS encoding GTP-binding protein YchF (PFAM: GTPase of unknown function; Protein of unknown function (DUF933)~TIGRFAM: GTP-binding protein YchF~COGs: COG0012 GTPase probable translation factor~InterPro IPR004396: IPR002917: IPR013029: IPR006073~KEGG: aco:Amico_0429 GTP-binding protein YchF~PFAM: protein of unknown function DUF933; GTP-binding protein HSR1-related~SPTR: GTP-binding protein YchF;~TIGRFAM: GTP-binding protein YchF) — translated: MLNCGIVGLPLCGKTTVFNVITKAGAEVKPYASGKTDPNRAVVSVPDRRFDKLVEVYQPKREVPAQVEFVDLAGLSKDASKGAGLGNAFLSFVGESDALVHVIRCFDNPEVPHPEGDVDPARDWEIVEMELIFRDLSVIENRLNRLNSKKKLQAEEEKEKDLLERCRKFLLEERPLRDMEMTKEEIKLLKGFAFLTVKPELVVLNLDETQVDESSIPGMEAFKKLAADRNLQVVKLFGRMEMDLLDLDEEEQKEFMADLEIEEPGRERLISAAYRLLGLISFFTVGKDEVKAWTIRENSTAVEAAGAIHTDLARGFIRAQVVHYDDFEANDFSMAKCREKGLLRLEGKEYIVKDGDIIEIRFNV